The stretch of DNA GCTTGGAACTTACTCGATGTTCACTTCGCTCTTCGCCGACGGTGAGCGTGCCCTCCCCTTCAAGAATATAGAACACTTGTTCCGTATCATCGTGCTTGTGCAGCGGCGGCGCCTGCTCGGGCTCAAGCACAACGACAAAGACCTCAGAATTAACCGCGTCCGAGCGATCTAGAACGAGATTGTTGGTGTGCGTGGGAAACTGGTAGCGTGGGCAGTTGATGGTGTCAAACACGTATCTCATTCGATCCTCTTCAGCTGAATTCTAAGTGCGCTGAATCTAGCAAGCGCGTCTGCTAGTTTTCGGAAAACGGCTCGCGGATCACGCCAGCCCCCGAGAACCCAATGGCCCGGCTCTTGGCCCCATCGCGCTTGAATTGCTCGCGTCGCTGTGGCCAGGGAATGTAATACACATTCTCGCCATTAGCGGTGAGAAAGCTGGCGAACTGGTTATAACCGGGAAACCAGCGGGCAGTGTACGCATCGTCGAGCTCGATGACACGTTGCCGAAAGCGGTCGAACTCTTCGCGGCGCGCAAGCAACTCCGATCGATTCGCAGGGGAAGGATTCGCCGCGAAGGCCTGGTATGCAGTCAACAGGAAGGTGACGTGTTTGAGATAGTCGAAATGCTCACGCGTTAGGCGGACCCACATTCGTGCGCGCTCGGTCCGGGCGGCAGTCTCGGCTGCTTGC from Pirellulales bacterium encodes:
- a CDS encoding cupin domain-containing protein, producing MRYVFDTINCPRYQFPTHTNNLVLDRSDAVNSEVFVVVLEPEQAPPLHKHDDTEQVFYILEGEGTLTVGEERSEHRVSSKQIIRIPPSTLHSIKATGKATLRYLAVDCFCASRAADEPTWDKHVRAVCQQQGWNYAQVVEAKHNFRPDHT